ATTACGACACGCAGTCCTTCTCCCACATTCACCGTAAACATTCCATGTTCCTGCAATATTCCTCACATCCTTTTTAGGGACTTTTTGAATGGAAGTCTATGACAGACAGGCCGGGTATTTACCTACCTGTTCCCACAGTCCCTCCCGTATACAAGCCAATATTTAATATTCATGTGCTGCGCCCACTCACCATTTGTTCCATCATTTCACAATTCACGCACCTTCAAAAATTCTCAAAGAGTCCCGTCTACCAGAAAAGAGGTCATGGATTCCAGTAACAGTCTCAGCTTTTATATTCCTTACATTAAGAGGTCCCAGACGAGACCCCAATATTTCAAGGTCCTGGCTAAAACCACGTTTCATGGTCCCAGACTCGACCCCAATTTTGAAACATCTGGGACAAGATCCCAATGTTTTAAGATCCTAGACTAGACCCAAATGTCAAAACTTCCTGGACAAGCTGCCGATATTCAATAGTCTCAGACAAGACCCCAATTTTGAAATGTTTCAGACAAGACCCCAATGTTTGGGGTTTAGTACAGGACAGTCAATGTTTCAAGGTCCCATAAGACACCCCAATATTTAAAGATCTCAGACTAAACCCCAAGTGTTTCAAGATCCCGGACAAGCCCCCAATGTTTCAAGATCCCGGACAAGCCCCCAATGTTTCAAGATCCCGGACAAGCCCCCAATGTTTTAAGATCCCGGACAAGCCCCCAATGTTTTAAGATCCCGGACAAGCCCCCAATGTTTTAAGATCCCGGACAAGCCCCCAATGTTTTAAGATCCCGGACAAGCCCCCAATGTTTTAAGATCCCGGACAAGCCCCCAATGTTTTAAGATCCCGGACTAGACCCCAATGTTTTAAGATCCCGGACTAGACCCCAATGTTTTAAGATCCCGGACTAGACCCCAATGTTTTAAGATCCCGGACAAGCCCCCAATGTTTTAAGATCCCGGACTAGATCCCAATGTTTGGGGTTTAGTACAGGACTGACAATGTTTCAAGGTCCCATAAGACACCCCAATGTTGAAAGACCCCAATATTTAAAGATCTCAGACTAGACCCCCAATACCTTGACCATCCTCCACAGGAACACAACGTCGTTTAATTAACCTACAGAAATCATGAAGAATTCTGGGAACCCGACAAAAACCGAATTCTTTTAGAAAatataaaatactctgtgctgctgttaatttccttatttttgcaagaataaATCTCAAGCATCAGCCCTTTTAATCTAAGATAAGCTGGAGTAAGGCTCGGCCCCATAGCGGAGACCCGGGGTAAAGAGGGGAAGGAACCCCCCCCCTATATGGCTATTAATACTGAGATGAAGCCAGCCGGGTAGACGTCCTCCTCGGGTCTTCCGGAGGGTCAATGCTCCTTCACTTTGGCCTCGCTTGGGATGTGATTCTGGAGGATGGAGTCGGCCCGCGGAGACCACAGTAAGGTCGCGGTGAAGAAACAGATGAGGATGACGTTTCCTATGATGGAAGTGGCTACGACTCCCAACATGCTGCCCAGCGAGTCGGCTTCAGAATGTAAACGGAGCCAGGATTGCCGGGAGGATCGGTCGGCGAGGACAGCTTCCATCTGGAAGTGCGTACCCAAGACCGCACATACGTGGAAGAGCTGGTGGCTGTGACCTACAACAAGAAACCTCGTTATATCAACAGATGGAGCAGAATTATGTGCACCGATTGTCCGGAATATCTAGAATTCATGATACGGAATGTTTTACATTTTCGCCCATTTTCAccgccccatagaagtcaatggatcagtttttaaagcCCGTTTTTCGAGGATccatcagtaaaaaaaacaaaaaaaaaacggatcgGTTGCCTCTGTTCGGCCTCCTGcggtgacgttttatcccatgtgactgttgcagccaatcacaggctgcagcgtcatcccaggagggtattaacttttctttttttttctcacgaCCCTTTCCGACTGAAAATCGGCACAATGTGGTGCGGCTTTTCGGACAGAACGTACTACGGGGTTCAAGGTCGGATACGCGGTGTGATttgtatgcagcgtatccgacccggggGAACCCgcccgcagcgtatccgacccggggGAACCCgcccgcagcgtatccgacccggggGAACCCgcccgcagcgtatccgacccggggGAACCCgcccgcagcgtatccgacccggggGAACCCgcccgcagcgtatccgacccggggGAACCCgcccgcagcgtatccgacccggggGAACCCgcccgcagcgtatccgacccggggGAACCCgcccgcagcgtatccgacccggggGAACCCgcccgcagcgtatccgacccggggGAACCCgcccgcagcgtatccgacccggggGAACCCgcccgcagcgtatccgacccggggGAACCCgcccgcagcgtatccgacccggggGAACAGCCTTAAAACTGCAAAGTCCGGGACGCTTGATCTTCAGCGCCGCGCCTGCAGGACACGGTTTTCTTGACTGCAGACAAAGGATGTGGCGAACGCTCGCAGCATTCCTGTAATCCCCAGGGAGAATGGGGAAATCTCCAATGATTTTCCTGCCCCCCTAAACCTTAAAGTCTTTTCCTGCTGCTAATTTTACCAAAATAGTCAAAACGTCCCGGCGCCAGGCGTTCCGGCAGGTGAGAAGCAAAGAGGAATCCGGTCAGGATGGCGAAGAAGAGATGATAGAGATGGAAAGGAACGGCCTCATTCCAGTTGCAATCGTCCCCAAAGCAAAACAGGAGCTGCAGGAGAGAGAAAAACGTCGACCAATCACGAGATAAATAAATGGCGTTACACTTCGGTCACGACTACTCGCATAGTGATAAACCGCACGCTACCGTATGGCGAGGGGCTCTAAATCATTGGCAGGAATTGTGGGGGAGAATATGTAAACTTCCACTATTCCTTATAAAGTCCTAACACACAATTAGGGTTTCTTATGCTGCCTCTGCTGGCAGGTGTCGGTACTGCACGTctataaaaagcataaaaacacacaacTCACCCGATAAAATAGAGGGATGTTGTCAAACACAAAAGGGTGAACAAAGGCCACCGTGCGGAGGATTTTACTGAGTGCCGGGCGATCTACCTCCAGAAATctgtaataaagatttacataggggacaaaaaaaaaaagtcactccTGTAAATGAAGACTTTAAATATAAAAGAGGTCACATGACTCGATCTTCATTGAATGATCGTAAAGGGGACATCCGACCTTACACATCCTATTCTAAATTAGGGTGAGATGAGGCAAACGTAAGGTCAGAGCAATTATAACATTCAACGGCCAATCAGATTTCACGTTCCGGCCAATGAAGTGGATGGCGGGTTGGTTTCGGTGGATCGTGTTATTGGAGATTTGGGGTCAACAATAAAGAATTATTTTTAATGGGGAAACTGAAACTTCTCCATACcgagagtagcaggacaggccggTGCAGATGAAAGTGTTAAAGGCAGCGATGGGGACATAGGATCGGTGGAGGACGCCATTTATCCAGCAATCTGGCATGACATAGGCTCCATAGGTAAAGGCACAGCCTGCAGAAGTCAATGCAACACAATCAGCCCCAGGGTCAGTGTTACTAGGCAATACAAAAAACATCAGGTATATAGAGGACAAGAAGCGATACTGTGCAGGACATCCAGCGTATAACACTAGAGAAGCGATACTGTGCGGGACATCCAGCGTATAACACTAGAGAAGAGATACTGTGCAGGACATCCAGCGTATAACACTAGAGAAGAGATACTGTGCAGGACATCCAGCGTATAACACTAGAGAAGAGATACTGTGCAGGACATCCAGCGTATAACACTAGAGAAGAGATACTGTGCAGGACATCCAGCGTATAACACTAGAGAAGAGATACTGTGCAGGACATCCAGCGTATAACACTAGAGAAGAGATACTGTGCAGAACATCCAGCGTGTAACACTAGAGAAGAGATACTGTGCAGGACATCCAGCGTATAACACTAGAGAAGAGATACTGTGCAGGACATCCAGCGTATAACACTAGAGAAGAGATACTGTGCAGGACATCCAGCGTATAACACTAGAGAAGAGATACTGTGCAGGACATCCAGCGTATAACACTAGAGAAGAGATACTGTGCAGGACATCCAGCGTATAACACTAGAGAAGAGATACTGTGCAGGACATCCAGCGTATAACACTAGAGAAGAGATACTGTGCAGGACATCCAGCGTATAACACTAGAGAAGAGATACTGTGCGGGACATCCAGCGTATAACACTAGAGAAGAGATACTGTGCAGGACATCCAGCGTATAAAACACTAGAGAAGAGATACTGTGCGGGACATCCAGCGTATAACACTAGAGAAGAGATACTGTGCAGAACATCCAGCGTATAACACTAGAGAAGAGATACTGTGCAggacatccagcgtataactCTAGAGAAGAGATACTGTGCGGGACATCCAGCGTATAACACTAGAGAAGAGATACTGTGCGGGACATCCAGCGTATAACACTAGAGAAGAGATACTGTGCGGGACATCCAGCGTATAACACTAGAGAAGAGATACTGTGCAGGACATCCAGCGTATAACACTAGAGAAGAGATACTGTGCAGGACATCCAGCGTATAACAACACTAGAGAAGCGATACTGTGCAGGACATCCAGCGTATAACACTAGAGAAGAGATACTGTGCGGGACATCCAGCGTATAACACTAGAGAAGAGATACTGTGCGGGACATCCAGCGTATAACACTAGAGAAGAGATACTGTGCAGGACATCCAGCGTATAACACTAGAGAAGCGATACTGTGCAGGACATCCAGCGTATAACACTAGAGAAGAGATACTGTGCGGGACATCCAGCGTATAACACTAGAGAAGAGATACTGTGCGGGACATCCAGCGTATAACACTAGAGAAGAGATACTGTGCAGCACATCCAGCGTATAACACTAGAGAAGAGATACTGTGCGGGACATCCAGCGTATAACACTAGAGAAGAGATACTGTGCAGGACATCCAGCGTATAACACTAGAGAAGCGATACTGTGCAGGACATCCAGCGTATAACACTAGAAAAGAGATACTGTGCGGGACATCCAGCGTATAACACTAGAGAAGAGATACTGTGCAGAACATCCAGCGTATAACACTAGAGAAGAGATACTGTGCAGGACATCCAGCGTATAACACTAGAGAAGAGATACTGTGCAGGACATCCAGCGTATAACACTAGAGAAGAGATACTGTGCAGGACATCCAGCGTATAACACTAGAGAAGCGATACTGTGCAGGACATCCAGCGTATAACACTAGAGAAGAGATACTGTGCGGGACATCCAGCGTATAACACTAGAGAAGAGATACTGTGCGGGACATCCAGCGTATAACACTAGAGAAGAGATACTGTGCGGGACATCCAGCGTATAACACTAGAGAAGAGATACTGTGCGGTACATCCAGCGTATAACACTAGAGAAGAGATACTGTGCGGGACATCCAGCGTATAACACTAGAGAAGAGATACTGTGCAGGACATCCAGCGTATAACACTAGAGAAGAGATACTGTGCAGGACATCCAGCGTATAACACTAGAGAAGAGATACTGTGCAGGACATCCAGCGTATAACACTAGAGAAGAGATACTGTGCAGGACATCCAGCGTATAACACTAGAGAAGAGATACTGTGCGGGACATCCAGCGTATAACACTAGAGAAGAGATACTGTGCGGGACATCCAGCGTATAACACTAGAGAAGAGATACTGTGCAGAACATCCAGCGTATAACACTAGAGAAGAGATACTGTGCAGGACATCCAGCGTATAACACTAGAGAAGAGATACTGTGCAGGACATCCAGCGTATAACACTAGAGAAGAGATACTGTGCAGGACATCCAGCGTATAACACTAGAGAAGAGATACTGTGCGGGACATCCAGCGTATAACACTAGAGAAGAGATACTGTGCAGGACATCCAGCGTATAACACTAGAGAAGAGATACTGTGCGGGACATCCAGCGTATAACACTAGAGAAGAGATACTGTGCAGGACATCCAGCGTATAAAACACTAGAGAAGAGATACTGTGCAGGACATCCAGCGTATAACACTAGAGAAGAGATACTGTGCGGGACATCCAGCGTATAACACTAGAGAAGAGATACTGTGCGGGACATCCAGCGTATAACACTAGAGAAGAGATACTGTGCAGGAAATCCAGCGTATAACACTAGAGAAGAGATACTGTGCGGGACATCCAGCGTATAACACTAGAGAAGAGATACTGTGCGGGACATCCAGCGTATAACACTAGAGAAGAGATACTGTGCAGGACATCCAGCGTATAACACTAGAGAAGAGATACTGTGCGGGACATCCAGCGTATAACACTAGAGAAGAGATACTGTGCAggacatccagcgtataactCTAGAGAAGAGATACTGTGCAGAACATCCAGCGTATAACACTAGAGAAGAGATACTGTGCAGCACATCCAGCGTATAACACTAGAGAAGAGATACTGTGCGGGACATCCAGCGTATAACACTAGAGAAGAGATACTGTGCGGGACATCCAGCGTATAACACTAGAGAAGAGATACTGTGCGGGACATCCAGCGTATAACACTAGAGAAGAGATACTGTGCAGGACATCCAGCGTATAACACTAGAGATACTGTGCGGGACATCCAGCGTATAACACTAGAGAAGAGATACTGTGCAGGACATCCAGCGTATAACACTAGAGAAGAGATACTGTGCAGGACATCCAGCGTATAACACTAGAGAAGAGATACTGTGCAGGACATCCAGCGTATAACACTAGAGAAGAGATACTGTGCGGGACATCCAGCGTATAACACTAGAGAAGAGATACTGTGCAGAACATCCAGCGTATAACACTAGAGAAGAGATACTGTGCAGGACATCCAGCGTATAACACTAGAGAAGAGATACTGTGCGGGACATCCAGCGTATAACACTAGAGAAGAGATACTGTGCAGGACATCCAGCGTATAACACTAGAGAAGAGATACTGTGCGGGACATCCAGCGTATAACACTAGAGAAGAGATACTGTGCAGGACATCCAGCGTATAACACTAGAGATACTGTGCGGGACATCCAGCGTATAACACTAGAGAAGAGATACTGTGCAGGACATCCAGCGTATAACACTAGAGAAGAGATACTGTGCAGGACATCCAGCGTATAACACTAGAGAAGCGATACTGTGCAGCACATCCAGCGTATAACACTAGAGAAGAGATACTGTGCAGGACATCCAGCGTATAACACTAGAGAAGAGATACTGTGCAGGACATCCAGCGTATAACACTAGAGAAGAGATACTGTGCGGGACATCCAGCGTATAACACTAGAGAAGCGATACCGTGCAGGACATCCAGCGTATAACACTAGAGAAGCGATACTGTGCAGGACATCCAGCGTATAACACTAGAGAAGAGATACTGTGCAGGACATCCAGCGTATAACACTAGAGAAGAGATACTGTGCAGAACATCCAGCGTATAACACTAGAGAAGAGATACTGTGCGGGACATCCAGCGTATAACACTAGAGAAGAGATACTGTGCGGGACATCCAGCGTATAACACTAGAGAAGAGATACTGTGCAGGACATCCAGCGTATAACACTAGAGAAGAGATACTGTGCGGGACATCCAGCGTATAACACTAGAGAAGCGATACTGTGCAGGACATCCAGCGTATAACACTAGAGAAGAGATACTGTGCAGGACATCCAGCGTATAACACTAGAGAAGCGATACTGTGCAGGACATCCAGCGTATAACACTAGAGAAGAGATACTGTGCGGGACATCCAGCGTATAACACTAGAGATACTGTGCGGGACATCCAGCGTATAACACTAGAGAAGAGATACTGTGCAGGACATCCAGCGTATAACACTAGAGAAGCGATACCGTGCAGGACATCCAGCGTATAACACTAGAGAAGAGATACTGTGCAGGACATCCAGCGTATAACACTAGAGAAGAGATACTGTGCAGGACATCCAGCGTATAACACTAGAGAAGAGATACTGTGCAGGACATCCAGCGTATAACACTAGAGAAGAGATACTGTGCAGGACATCCAGCGTATAACACTAGAGAAGAGATACTGTGCAGGACATCCAGCGTATAACACTAGAGAAGAGATACTGTGCAGGACATCCAGCGTATAACACTAGAGAAGAGATACTGTGCAGGACATCCAGCGTATAACACTAGAGAAGAGATACTGTGCAGGACATCCAGCGTATAACACTAGAGAAGCGATACTGTGCAGGACATCCAGCGTATAACACTAGAGAAGCGATACTGTGCAGGACATCCAGCGTATAACACTAGAGAAGAGATACTGTGCAGGACATCCAGCGTATAACACTAGAGAAGAGATACTGTGCAGCACATCCAGCGTATAACACTAGAGAAGAGATACTGTGCGGGACATCCAGCGTATAACACTAGAGAAGAGATACTGTGCAGGACGTCCAGCGTATAACACTAGAGAAGCGATACTGTGCGGGACATCCAGCGTATAACACTAGAGAAGAGATACTGTGCGGGACATCCAGCGTATAACACTAGAGAAGAGATACTGTGCGGGACATCCAGCGTATAACACTAGAGAAGCGATACTGTGCGGGACATCCAGCGTATAACACTATAGATACTGTGCAGGCATCGATTTAAATAAGATGTATATAGAGGTACAGCATTATATACACCCAGTATATCGAGGTACAGCACAGTATACACCCAGTATATAAAAAGGTACAAAACAGTATACACCCAGTATATTGAGGTACAGCACAGTATACACCCAGTATATTGAGGTACAGCACAGTATACAGAGGTTCAGCACAGTATACACCCAGTATATAGAGGTACAGCACAGTATACACCAAGTATATAGAGGTACAGCACAGTATACACCCAGTATATAGAGGTACAG
The nucleotide sequence above comes from Rhinoderma darwinii isolate aRhiDar2 unplaced genomic scaffold, aRhiDar2.hap1 Scaffold_155, whole genome shotgun sequence. Encoded proteins:
- the LOC142699445 gene encoding membrane progestin receptor delta-like, producing the protein MPDCWINGVLHRSYVPIAAFNTFICTGLSCYSRFLEVDRPALSKILRTVAFVHPFVFDNIPLFYRLLFCFGDDCNWNEAVPFHLYHLFFAILTGFLFASHLPERLAPGRFDYFGHSHQLFHVCAVLGTHFQMEAVLADRSSRQSWLRLHSEADSLGSMLGVVATSIIGNVILICFFTATLLWSPRADSILQNHIPSEAKVKEH